One Jannaschia sp. GRR-S6-38 genomic window carries:
- the hslV gene encoding ATP-dependent protease subunit HslV has protein sequence MSEFPGWHGTTIIGVRKGGKVVVAGDGQVSVGQTVMKGTARKVRRLNPGGHEVVCGFAGSTADAFTLLERLETKLEAAPGQLQRACVELAKDWRTDKYLQKLEAMLIVTDGKDLLVVTGAGDVLEPEHDVTAIGSGGNYALAAGRALMDGALSAEEVARRAMAIAADICVYTNGNITVETIG, from the coding sequence ATGAGCGAATTTCCAGGCTGGCACGGCACCACGATCATCGGCGTCCGCAAGGGCGGCAAGGTGGTGGTCGCGGGCGACGGACAGGTCAGCGTCGGCCAGACCGTGATGAAGGGCACCGCGCGCAAGGTGCGCCGCCTCAACCCCGGCGGGCACGAGGTGGTCTGCGGCTTCGCCGGCTCGACCGCCGACGCCTTCACCCTGCTCGAACGGCTGGAGACCAAGCTGGAAGCCGCGCCCGGCCAGTTGCAGCGCGCCTGCGTCGAGCTGGCCAAGGACTGGCGCACCGACAAGTACCTGCAGAAGCTGGAGGCGATGCTGATCGTCACCGACGGCAAGGATCTCCTCGTGGTCACGGGCGCGGGCGACGTGCTGGAGCCCGAACATGACGTGACCGCCATCGGCTCGGGCGGGAATTACGCGCTCGCCGCGGGGCGCGCGCTGATGGATGGCGCCCTTTCCGCCGAGGAGGTCGCCCGCCGCGCGATGGCGATCGCCGCCGATATCTGCGTCTACACCAACGGCAACATCACCGTCGAAACCATCGGATGA
- a CDS encoding polyprenyl synthetase family protein: MTLNTRIEAAIDGALGRATAGSVPPKLAAALYHAVKPGGARIRPTISLSVALACGDDRPALADAAASAIELIHCASLVHDDMPCFDDAAIRRGKPSVHAKYGEALALLAGDSLIVLGFDVLGVAALENPARAGRLVGEMARFTGMPHGICAGQGWESEATIDLATYHRAKTGALFTAATRMGALAAGEDPEPWTELGARIGEAFQVADDLLDALQPEAVTGKPAGQDARLARPSAVTELGVAGAIKRLEDILSGAIASIPACPGEAMLAEMVRATAARLTPAHTATAAE; this comes from the coding sequence ATGACGCTGAACACCCGCATCGAGGCCGCCATCGATGGCGCGCTGGGCCGCGCGACCGCGGGCTCGGTCCCGCCGAAGCTGGCCGCCGCGCTCTACCATGCCGTCAAGCCCGGCGGGGCTCGCATCCGGCCGACGATCTCGCTCTCGGTCGCGCTGGCCTGCGGCGACGACAGGCCAGCGCTGGCGGATGCCGCCGCCTCGGCGATCGAGCTGATCCATTGCGCCTCGCTGGTCCATGACGACATGCCGTGTTTCGACGATGCCGCGATCCGGCGGGGCAAGCCCTCGGTCCACGCGAAATACGGCGAGGCGCTGGCGCTGCTGGCGGGCGACAGCCTGATCGTGCTCGGCTTCGACGTGCTCGGCGTCGCCGCATTGGAGAACCCGGCCCGGGCCGGACGGCTGGTGGGCGAGATGGCGCGCTTCACCGGCATGCCGCACGGCATCTGCGCCGGGCAGGGCTGGGAGAGCGAGGCGACCATCGACCTCGCCACCTATCACCGCGCCAAGACCGGCGCGCTCTTCACCGCGGCGACCCGCATGGGGGCCCTGGCTGCCGGCGAGGATCCGGAGCCCTGGACCGAGCTCGGCGCGCGCATCGGCGAGGCGTTCCAGGTGGCCGACGACCTACTCGACGCGCTGCAGCCCGAGGCCGTGACCGGCAAGCCCGCGGGCCAGGATGCGCGGCTGGCGCGGCCCTCGGCCGTGACCGAGCTGGGCGTCGCCGGCGCGATCAAGCGGCTGGAAGACATCCTCTCCGGCGCGATCGCCTCGATCCCCGCCTGCCCCGGCGAGGCGATGCTGGCCGAGATGGTGCGCGCCACCGCCGCGCGGCTGACGCCCGCGCATACCGCCACCGCCGCCGAGTGA
- the crtC gene encoding carotenoid 1,2-hydratase, whose amino-acid sequence MIAFIGSVFSPWYRWSGRADPENHICLNVVTYGRGGRWTMTDRGRAALHQSAETLTLGPSALHWDGERLVIDMDERATPHGSAIRGRITVTPSAVTGVELPLTGDGAHVWRPFAPVADIRVEIDRPGWSWDGHGYLDGNFGTRALEADFDTWSWGRFPTKTGAVAFYDGIRRDGTRLHTALRFDADGRAAAMDAPPPLQRFRRSNWLVARATRCDPGHRPRQVRAMLDAPFYNRCEVETVIDGERVRGVYEALDLRRFRGPWLMPMLAVRVPRRSGWRIRA is encoded by the coding sequence GTGATCGCCTTCATCGGCTCGGTCTTCTCGCCCTGGTATCGCTGGAGCGGCCGCGCGGATCCCGAGAACCACATCTGCCTGAACGTCGTGACCTACGGGCGCGGCGGGCGCTGGACGATGACCGATCGCGGCCGCGCCGCGCTGCACCAGAGCGCCGAGACGCTGACGCTCGGCCCCTCCGCGCTGCATTGGGACGGCGAACGTCTGGTGATCGACATGGATGAGCGCGCCACGCCCCACGGATCGGCGATCCGGGGCCGCATCACGGTGACGCCCAGCGCGGTCACCGGCGTCGAGCTTCCGCTGACCGGCGACGGCGCGCATGTCTGGCGGCCCTTCGCGCCGGTCGCGGATATCCGGGTCGAGATCGACCGCCCGGGCTGGAGCTGGGACGGTCACGGCTATCTCGACGGCAATTTCGGCACCCGCGCGCTGGAGGCCGATTTCGATACTTGGAGCTGGGGACGCTTCCCGACGAAGACGGGCGCGGTCGCCTTCTACGACGGCATCCGGCGCGACGGGACGCGGCTTCACACCGCGCTTCGCTTCGACGCCGACGGCCGAGCCGCCGCGATGGACGCGCCCCCGCCGCTGCAACGCTTCCGCCGCTCGAACTGGCTGGTCGCGCGCGCGACGCGCTGCGATCCCGGGCACCGGCCCCGCCAGGTCCGCGCGATGCTGGACGCGCCCTTCTACAATCGCTGCGAGGTCGAGACGGTCATCGATGGCGAGCGGGTGCGCGGCGTCTACGAGGCGCTGGACCTGCGCCGCTTCCGGGGGCCGTGGCTCATGCCGATGCTCGCCGTCCGGGTGCCGCGCCGGTCGGGGTGGCGCATCCGGGCCTGA
- the crtD gene encoding 1-hydroxycarotenoid 3,4-desaturase CrtD, which yields MPEKVVIVGAGIGGLACAMRLAHAGCDVTVLESAKAPGGKMRTVPSPAGPVDAGPTVLTLRPVFAALFDACGTSLDTEVTLDPLPVLARHHWEDGASLDLFPDADRSADAIGTMAGATAARQFRRFHARTARLFDAFEAPMMQAADPGPHGMARVVARDPALLPAMAPGRTLDGLLRRSFDDPRLRQLFGRYATYVGGDPARVPALLALVWQAESRGVWAVRGGMHRLARAMQAVAERAGARFRFGSRADRIEVQGGRVTAVRCADGRHAADRVVFNGDPRALRTGLLGDAAAATVPEAAVSPRSLSAFVWSFAARPAGRAPEHHNVFFARRPNSEFAEIAAGRLPADPTLYVCAQDRGGAAPEGPERFEIIVNGPPRDATRPDPEEAETCRRTTFDRLAWMGLRFDPTPDVTALTTPEGFAALFPASRGALYGLSPRGMTAAFRRPRARTALPGLYLAGGGTHPGAGVPMAATSGRLAAEAILADRVSTSPSRRTAMPGGMSTASPRTGSAPSR from the coding sequence ATGCCCGAAAAGGTGGTCATCGTCGGCGCAGGGATCGGCGGCCTCGCCTGCGCGATGCGGCTGGCCCATGCCGGCTGCGACGTGACCGTGCTCGAATCCGCGAAGGCGCCCGGCGGCAAGATGCGCACCGTCCCGAGCCCCGCCGGTCCGGTCGATGCGGGGCCCACCGTCCTGACGCTGCGCCCGGTCTTCGCGGCGCTGTTCGACGCCTGCGGCACCTCGCTCGACACCGAGGTCACGCTCGACCCCCTGCCCGTCCTCGCCCGTCACCACTGGGAAGACGGCGCCAGTCTGGACCTGTTCCCCGATGCCGACCGCTCGGCCGACGCCATCGGCACAATGGCTGGCGCGACCGCCGCGCGACAGTTCCGCCGCTTCCACGCCCGCACCGCCCGGCTCTTCGACGCGTTCGAAGCGCCGATGATGCAGGCCGCCGATCCGGGCCCGCACGGGATGGCCCGCGTCGTGGCCCGCGACCCCGCGCTCCTGCCCGCGATGGCGCCCGGCCGGACGCTGGACGGGCTTCTGCGCCGCAGCTTCGACGACCCGCGGCTGCGGCAGCTCTTCGGGCGCTACGCGACCTATGTCGGCGGCGACCCCGCCCGGGTGCCCGCGCTGCTGGCGCTGGTCTGGCAAGCCGAATCGCGCGGGGTCTGGGCCGTCCGGGGCGGGATGCACCGGCTGGCCCGCGCCATGCAGGCCGTGGCCGAACGCGCCGGGGCGCGGTTCCGCTTCGGCAGCCGGGCCGACCGGATCGAAGTGCAGGGCGGCCGGGTGACCGCCGTGCGCTGCGCCGACGGGCGCCATGCCGCGGACCGGGTGGTCTTCAACGGCGACCCCCGCGCCTTGCGCACCGGCCTGCTGGGCGACGCCGCGGCGGCCACGGTCCCCGAAGCGGCCGTGTCCCCGCGCAGCCTATCGGCCTTCGTCTGGTCCTTCGCCGCCCGCCCGGCGGGCCGCGCGCCGGAGCATCACAACGTGTTCTTCGCGCGTCGCCCGAATTCCGAATTCGCCGAGATCGCGGCGGGCCGCCTGCCCGCCGATCCCACCCTTTACGTCTGCGCGCAGGATCGCGGCGGCGCAGCCCCCGAGGGGCCGGAGCGCTTCGAGATCATCGTCAACGGCCCGCCGCGCGACGCCACGAGACCCGACCCGGAGGAAGCAGAGACATGCCGAAGGACGACATTCGACAGGCTGGCGTGGATGGGTCTGCGCTTCGATCCGACCCCCGACGTAACGGCCCTGACGACGCCGGAGGGCTTCGCGGCACTGTTCCCGGCCAGTCGCGGCGCGCTTTACGGGCTGAGCCCGCGGGGCATGACGGCAGCCTTCCGCAGGCCGCGGGCGCGGACGGCGCTGCCCGGGCTCTACCTGGCGGGCGGCGGGACGCATCCGGGGGCGGGCGTGCCGATGGCGGCCACCTCCGGTCGGCTCGCGGCCGAGGCGATACTGGCGGACCGCGTTTCGACCTCGCCGTCCCGCCGGACGGCTATGCCTGGTGGTATGTCGACGGCATCTCCGAGGACGGGCAGCGCGCCGTCTCGGTGA
- a CDS encoding methyltransferase: MTLADPAPPPRAARAGWAMRLVASRRFQSLVAATPILRRFARRDGEALFDLVAGFVHSQILSAVVELRLLHRLMDGPADAATLAAGTHVAPDRMAQLCDGASALGLMRRDGATWRIARRGAALLGVPGLEAMIAHHSVLYRDLADPLALLRGGETELSRFWPYVFGAGAAADPATARRYSDLMADSQALVTEETLRRVDLARAGTVLDVGGGTGAFLTALGRAHPGPRLHLFDLPAVVPDARARFAAAGLGDRVTITPGSFRDDPLPGGADTITLVRVLYDHDDTTVLSLLGAVHAALPPGGRLIVSEPMTGGDRPSRAGDAYFAFYCMAMQTGRARSPERIKALMAQAGFTRITDRGTTRPFVTHVLSAERPDLST; this comes from the coding sequence ATGACGCTGGCCGATCCCGCGCCCCCGCCGCGCGCCGCCCGCGCCGGCTGGGCGATGCGGCTGGTCGCCTCGCGTCGGTTCCAGTCCCTCGTCGCCGCCACCCCGATCCTGCGCCGCTTCGCGCGCCGGGACGGCGAGGCGCTGTTCGACCTTGTTGCGGGCTTCGTGCATTCGCAGATCCTGTCGGCGGTCGTCGAGCTGCGTCTGCTGCACCGGCTGATGGACGGGCCCGCGGACGCGGCGACGCTGGCGGCCGGCACGCATGTCGCGCCCGACCGGATGGCGCAGCTTTGCGATGGGGCGAGCGCGCTGGGGCTGATGCGGCGCGACGGCGCGACTTGGCGGATCGCGCGTCGGGGTGCGGCGTTGCTGGGCGTGCCGGGGCTCGAGGCGATGATCGCGCATCACTCGGTGCTCTATCGCGACCTCGCCGATCCGCTCGCGCTGCTGCGCGGCGGCGAGACCGAGCTGTCGCGCTTCTGGCCCTATGTCTTCGGCGCCGGGGCGGCCGCGGATCCCGCGACGGCGCGGCGCTATTCCGACCTGATGGCCGACAGCCAGGCGCTCGTGACGGAGGAGACGCTGCGCCGCGTCGACCTGGCGCGCGCGGGCACGGTGCTGGATGTGGGCGGCGGGACCGGCGCGTTCCTGACCGCGCTCGGCCGGGCGCATCCGGGGCCGCGCCTGCATCTCTTCGACCTGCCCGCCGTGGTGCCCGATGCCCGCGCCCGGTTCGCTGCGGCGGGGCTGGGCGATCGGGTTACGATCACGCCAGGCAGCTTCCGCGACGACCCGCTGCCCGGGGGCGCCGACACGATCACGCTGGTGCGCGTGCTCTACGATCACGACGATACGACAGTGCTGAGCCTGTTGGGCGCGGTGCACGCGGCCCTGCCGCCCGGCGGCCGGCTGATCGTGTCCGAGCCGATGACCGGCGGGGATCGGCCGAGCCGCGCGGGCGACGCTTATTTCGCCTTCTACTGCATGGCGATGCAGACCGGACGGGCGCGCAGCCCGGAGCGGATCAAGGCCCTGATGGCGCAGGCGGGGTTCACCCGGATCACCGATCGCGGCACCACCCGCCCCTTCGTGACGCATGTCCTGTCCGCAGAGCGGCCTGACCTGTCAACCTGA